The nucleotide sequence cacagacacacacacacagacacacacacgacacacacacacagacacagacacacacagacacagacacacacagacacagacacacacagacacagacacacacagacacagacacacacagacacagacacacacagacacagacacagacacagacacacacacacacacacacacacacacacacacacacacacacacacacacacacacacacacacacacacacacacacacagacacacacacacacacacacagacacacacacacacagacacacacacacacacacacacagacacacacagacacagacacagacacacacacacacacacacacacacacacacacacacacacacacacacacacacacacacacacacacacacacacacacagacacacacagacacacacacacacacactcagacacacacacacagacacacacaccgacacacacacacagacacagacacacacagacacagacacacacagacacagacacacacagacacagacacagacacacacaaaaatgcaggCATGAAACAAGTAGATTAAATCTGTGAACCTGATGTCAGCgggcttatttactgtcccctttagatggCACCATGTGTGTggaaagacaatatataaaacttttattacagtgagcatggcattgCAGTCTTGCCACCAGCGCTCATTACGTTAAAGAAAATTTACTTTTTAAATCAGTGCTGCAAAacctaattattttattatccataCCTAAAGAGCTTGTAGGGTGTATACAGATAGTCTTTTATAATAGAGTTTTGTGACTGATTAAAGTTTTCACATTTCAACAGAACTGATCATATCAGTATGACTGTATTTACACTCAGAGGGTGTGGTAGGAGGGATGACCTTTTGTGTTTGCTGTGATAAGAAAGGATTTTATCATAGATCAGATAAGAGTCATTGTTTGGTCTGTAACCATTGTTCTTTCTGTAAAATATTTCAGGCTCAAAAAAAGTTATTGTATATGCTTGGTTGATCAGTCTAGGGAATCCTCAGACTTTACACTTGGTTGTATATCAGTATGAAAGAACTTTTCAGAACttggttgattaaaaaaaaaatccttctctcATTCACCCAGAGAAAAAAGTTTTGTATGAGACTCATTTTGATATTTTGAGTGGTATCTTGGCTTTCCCCAAATTTGTAGGATTTTAAACTATTTTATCAGAACAGTAGTCTCTTGTCATTTTTCATACAATAATTTGATTTTTCTGagtatcataaaaaagaaaaagaaaaaaaatcataattgctCTGTATTACACTTACACTGTTACAAGAATCAAGAATACAttcctatatctttctcttatttttttatcctgtCCCTCTGACCTCACATTGAtgtttatgtataggtatgtttCTCCTAATGTTTTGTTTCTGCTTTATTCAttaagttttatttattgtaaattGTTCACAAATTATTCTTTCCAGGTACCACCAACAGAGGAGGAAGTGATTGCAAGATGTAGGTCAGCCATAGCTGAGGGTTTATCTCTTGTGAGCAGGAGTTATGAGCGGCATGAAATTCAGGACTCAGATTCCGATGATGAAGATAGCCCAAGCAGGTTTGCAGATCagatcagatttaaaaaaaagttatttacatTATTGATTGATCCAGTGTAACCCATTAACTGTGATGTCAAAAATTGGCTAGTGGTTGTTGGTGGTCATTAGTAGTTTTCCCCATTTGTGCTCTGCTCATCTAGTATTTCACGCACACCATTAGACTcctagttattttattttataaaaaaaaaaaaaaaaaaaaaaaaaaaaaaaaaaaaaaaaaaaaaaacaaaaagagcaagGGGTTTCCCTTACTTTAACTGCCTGTATCTAATAGTGACGCCAAACAAATGGTGTTGCTATTATTGGAGAAAGATATCCCACAGTTTGGAATATGTCAAGATGAGTGCCACCACAGCCATATCATATCATCTGCAATCAAAGGGTTAACTAGGGAGCAATTTGGTAATACTCAGATTACCACTTAAGGTGATACTACCATGATGAATACTTGTTTGAATAGTCATATGGTAAAATTTTTCAGTGCCTAATTTTTCCATCATTTCAGTCCTGTTCCTGTGTATGCTCTCATCAATCCTTATGAAGTAAAGCCATTGCCACACATCATTGGCACAGCCATGTTCATGGAAGACGATAAACTAGGATTACAGGAGTCTTCCAGTGATGACAGCTCCAAGGTTACATTTAGTCCAgaggacacagacacagaggaagaCTTGGACATGGAAGATGAAACTGATATAAACCAGAAACACAAGCCAATTCCAGCAAGCAGCTCAAGATTAATGGTAAAGTTTATGAAATTATTTGAGGCCTTGTGCTGTTTGCTCTTTACAACTGACTTCTGGAATGAGAGAAGAATAGACACTTTATCACATTTTTGTAAACCTTTAAAACTTTGTtgagaattatttttatttaagattTTATAACTGACAATGAACAGATtctgcttatttatttttattgtttcttgatAGGATGATAGTGATTCAGACTGGTCAGATGAGCCAGTCAGAACCTCAAATAAAAACCCACAGCCACCAAACATGACCAGtgaagatgacgacgatgatgatgatgatttctttGGACCATCCTCTAAAAGCTTCAAGCAAGTAAGTCTTACATAGTTCCTAgaatacacacatattatcttTGAGTTTCCCTCGTCACTAAATTCCTTGATATTTTATAGACGCGACTTTGGTTTTCCATTACTTTATGTTataaccaaaaacaacaaaatatggaGTGCCTATTGTTTATTTTGCTATACCTTTGAGAAGAAGTTGGTGAAAGTGCAGAAAGAATTATCAAGGGGATCTAATCTGCCTGCTGAGGCCTTTCTTTGTACTACCTTGATCTACTTATAATATCTAACTTTCATCCATTGGAGGACTGTTAGTGACTGAAGCTACATATAGCTAATGAAATATACAGTACATGTTTTGAATTTTAGGGTAATGATATAGCAGTGATAGTAAAGAAAATTTTATAGCGGTTGTTAGGATTAGCTATTTACAGCTTGCAATGCTACAGTATATTTCCAAGAAACTATATGCTGTCCGTAGTAAAGTTGGTTACTGACAGCTTATCATGTGACTTCCTGTGAGTTGATAATGAGTTGCCAGATGATGCTGTGCTTTTTTGTACAAGTTGTGTGTATTAAAGACAGACTAATAGAAATTTCTTTGTTAGTAACAAGGATAATTTACCAGTTCAGTTTTGTAAATATTATGTTGACCACAGATAAGATTTAGGGCCTTTATGTATCATTGTTCATCTGGCAGTTTCCTTAGCGACAGTTATGAGGTGACAGGATGGGGCCTCTGATATGTCACTTACACTCTTGATCAGTCTCATGGCAGATTTTGCATTCACTCCAACTTCAGAAAAAGAGTCTCAGAAGTGAAGTAAATTCTAACAGCAACAATGCATTATTTGTCAGATATTCTGCGATCTTTGTATTTACGATATCAGCACAAGTTTATATCAAGTGGTGACATACTCCTGGATTTCGATATCCTTATGTGCTCCATCTGCTTGGTCTTGTTTCTTGTGGGCTGGGCATTGCCTTTCTTTGCAAAGGAAAGGTCTGTCAAACATGATTGAAAATATATTACTGTTTACTGTTGCTGTGGTGCTCATTATATGGCTACTGGTAagtgaatatacaaaaaaatcctGAGCTTTGAATACAGTTAgttaatatttgtttgtgtgatgaatatgtaaggaaaaaaatccttttgcTGATAGTGATTAAAAAAAGAATGGCATTCAATTAACAACATATTTTTTAGGCTACTTTTAATGCTGGAATTATTGATTCAAACTGATGCCtccagggatggcatgtacataattGTATTTACGTATAGAAGGctccacaagtgtttagtcaccaataAAGTCAATCACTAGACTGACCTATCTCACAGAAATACTTTATTTGAACTtacattgctattagtatttttaataacacaaataattataatgtcagtaaaatagtagtaacagcatcaatattgatagaattagaaagaaaaaaactcctGAAAATTTGGAAGGGGAAAATCAGGTGAGACACTTAGACTGCtacttgactccttggtggccgaGCACTCTTGCAGCATCCGTGTAGAGATACGTTTCAGGAAACAATACTACAGTAAACATCACATTTTCCCAGTGATATTGGGTTAAAAAGAATAACTGCAAGGATAGCAGAGTTCTTTGAGGCATGATATATTTTGTCATCTACAGAACttattattttaaaagtattttgtTTTGTGGAACTGATAAATGCTTTGCTTAGCTTATTAtttcaaatgtgtgtatgttctcTTTTGCAGttagattatttattattattgtgtttagtaatgttttctcttttcttttattcaggtTAACAATGGATCAAATTTATCTTCAGAGCTTAATAAAAAGCTTCAAAGTGCCACAGCAACTTCTCAAAGAGTCAATGGTAAGGACTTTGCTTATAGTGTACAAAAGCATGTGGTAATACTTTTTCATTGAGTTGTCTTTATGATTAAAAGAATTGAAAGGATTGATCTAAGACTATTCATTGTGTGTATGATTGAGAAACATCAATACCACACTGTGATACCACTAttagattatttatttttgtttattaatttgtttgctAATCTTTATAACTGAAGATATTCGTTTTGATTGTAGTCTCAGTGAACAAAAGACTGTGTCCAAAAATTTAGAAAATGTACTAGATATTAATTGTAGTTGTAAAATATGCTTTTTGAATGACCCAGTTTCATCTCTTAGCATATTAAATTATGACTACAAAAGGGAACCAGCTTTTGCAATACCTGcttaattatttccattatctcaGTGTATTCATAATATCCACCTACAGCCTCATCAACTTGCATACTATTGATTTCAGGGAAGGACtagattatttttccttttgctaCTTGTAAGAGAATAGTCCACAACTTAGTCCATTATTCATGCTTCACATtattatatgaataagaattaatctTTTTCTAGCTTGTAGAGTAAAGTACAAAAGCATGAAAGATTCTTCTCTTTTAGATTATGGATTTTCAGTTGAAATCCTTGACACTACTAACACTGTTTATGTTTCTTTGATGTATGGTGCATTTAGATTTAACTTTTATATTTCAAGAAATGGATTCAGACACTGATGAAGACGGAGATTTGTTTGGCTGTAGACCAGAACCTCTGGCATCTTCAAATAGCACAGTTCCTTCTTCAACAGGTATTTTTCTTGTGCCTTGCTAACAA is from Penaeus chinensis breed Huanghai No. 1 chromosome 36, ASM1920278v2, whole genome shotgun sequence and encodes:
- the LOC125045115 gene encoding WASH complex subunit 2-like; protein product: MGSAEGGSGSERWWESPTLTQADLRQYGESWSLAADAATATLLQSISQRLVSRTHEVEGALKKVLDETDSVMTAISNTNNSFHQLANTQFIENRTYQDDADVARDEPDKQEKVPPTEEEVIARCRSAIAEGLSLVSRSYERHEIQDSDSDDEDSPSSPVPVYALINPYEVKPLPHIIGTAMFMEDDKLGLQESSSDDSSKVTFSPEDTDTEEDLDMEDETDINQKHKPIPASSSRLMDDSDSDWSDEPVRTSNKNPQPPNMTSEDDDDDDDDFFGPSSKSFKQVNNGSNLSSELNKKLQSATATSQRVNEMDSDTDEDGDLFGCRPEPLASSNSTVPSSTASVSKPPSLGVENVRAMPDPAGVRLPAASGRLKKSEGNLFASDSDDEGDLFGPKPQPSGMIIKFSVLEHNQI